From the Aquirufa lenticrescens genome, the window GGTAAGCTTCTCTGAACGGAACCCCTTGCACGACTAATTTATTCACCTCTTCTACCGAGAACAATAAATCGTATTTCGAATCCACTAACAGGTCTTTCTTCACTTTCATATGGCTGACCATATAGTGCGTGATCTCTAATCCGTCCAATATCTCTTCAATCGCCGGCATCAACAATTCTTTCGTTAATTGGAATTCGCGGTGGTATCCTGATGGTAAGTTGCTCGTTAATAATTGCAGTTGATTCGGTAATGCCTTTAACTTGTTGGCTTTACCACGCAATAATTCAGCTACGTCTGGATTCTTTTTATGTGGCATGATGGAACTTCCGGTCGTTAAGGAGCTAGGGAGTTCGATGAAACCGAAGTTTTGGGAATTGTACAAGCACACATCCATCGCTAATTTGCTTAACGTCGTAGCTATCTGTGCGATGGCAGTTAAGACAAATAATTCGGTCTTTCCACGCGATAATTGCGCGTTCACGACGTTCACGTGCGGCGATTCGAAGCCTAATAATTCCGTGGTGTATTTTCTGTCCAAAGGAAACGACGATCCATATCCCGCGCCTGAACCTAGCGGGTTCTTATTAGCTAAGCGGAAGGCCGCTTCTAATAACTCAATATCTTCTACTAGGCTTTCAGCGTACGCTCCGAACCATAGTCCGAAAGACGAAGGCATCGCAATCTGTAAGTGCGTGTAGCCAGGTAATAAATCGTTTTTATGGGCTTCGCTTTTGGCGATCAATAAGTCAAATAACCGCTCCACCGCATCTGCAATGTGTTGGATTTCAGCCCGCATGAATAACTTCAAATCCACTAAAACCTGGTCGTTTCTAGAACGTCCGGCGTGAATTTTCTTTCCTTGATCGCCTAATTTCTGCGTTAATAAGTATTCGATTTGGGAATGCACATCTTCCATTCCGTCTTCGATAGTGAAATCGCCGGCTTCGATTTGGGTATAAATTGCCTTCAATTCAGCGCACAAAGGGCCTAATTCGTCCGCGCCCAGCAAACCTACTTTCTCTAACATCGTGATGTGAGCTAGGGAACCCAGCACATCATAGCGCGCTAATTGCAAGTCGTACACGGGGTCGTTCCCAATCGTGAATTTCTCGATTTTAGCGTCTGTCGTCTGATTTTCTTTTTGCCAAAGTTTTGCCACAATCTTAAATGCTTAGGGTGATAAGGAGATTTTGATAGGTTTGGATGCCTTGCTTTAGTTCATCCAAGAGAATATATTCGTCTGCCGTATGTGATCTGCCGGAGTGCCCGGGACCGATTTTGACTGATGGTATCGTTAATAGAGCTTGATCGGAAAGGGTAGGAGAACCGAACAAAGAGATCCCTAAAGCTTTTGCCGCTTGCACTAGCGGATGTGTTTCCTCCATTCTGCTGGAGTTTAATCGCATCGATCTGGGTGTTAATTCAGCCTGAACAATGGTTTTTAATTCTACTAAAACTTCCTCTAGTGAATAACATTCGTTCACCCGGCAATCAATCACGTAATCACAGGTATCAGGAACTACATTATGTTGCTTGCCGGCGTTGATAACCGTTACCGTCGTTTTTACCGGTCCTAATAAATCCGAAACCTTCTCGAAAGAATGGTTTTGAATATGTTGTATATCTTCCAAAGCCAAGTAAATGGCATTCACTCCCTCATTTCTCGCCGCGTGTCCTGCAATCCCTTTTACTTTCGCATCTACGACCATCAGGCCTTTTTCTGCGATCGCCATGGCGCAATCCGTGGGTTCGCCCACGATCGCAAAATCGATACGAGGTAAATCGCCTGATTTTAAAAGAGCTTCAATTCCACCCGTTCCCGATATTTCTTCCTCCGCGGTAGCCGCTAATAAAAGGTTGAAGCTCAGGTTTTTAACAGAGTAAAATGAAACGAAAGTCGCGATCAAGCAAACCAAACTCGCGCCTGCATCATTGGAACCTAAGCCGATCAGTTTTCCCTCTTGCTCCGTCGCTAGGAAGGGATCAAAGGTCCATGACGCATTTGCTTTCACCGTATCGTGGTGGGAATTCAATAGAATCGTAGGCTTAGACGCATCAAAATGCAAATTTGTAGCCCACACATTATTGCCTAAACGATTTGACGGAATGCCTTGAGCCGTGAAAAAGTCCACCAAAATCTGCGCTGTCCCTTGCTCTTCCTTACTCATGGATGGGCAGGCTATTAGCTGTGCTAATAGGTCTTTTGCGGCTATAAATTGACTTTCTTGGTACATATTAGGCACTAATTTTTGTTCCGATGTCCGTTTTCTGCAGGTTATCTGCATGGCATAATCTGACCACAGAAACACCGGCAGAGATGGCCTTCAAGGCATTCTCTAATTTCGGGATCATCCCCGCAGAGACGATTCCTTTTTCTTTTAAGTCTATAAATGAGGCTGGATTGATGGAGCTGATAACCGAATCATCGTCAGTAGGGTCCATTAAAACGCCTTTCTTTTCAAAACAATACGTTAGAGTAACGTCGTATGTTGAGCTGAGGGCTATGGCCAAAGCCTGTGCCATCGTATCCGCATTCGTATTCAATAGTTGACCTGCAGCATCTGCCGTAATCGGTGCAAAGATGGGAGAGAATCCTGCCTCAATTAACCCTGACAAGGAAGCAGCATTCACCGAAACAATATCGCCTACAAAACCATAATCAATAGGTGTTATAGCTCTTTTCTTTGATAGCACGATTCTGCCATCGGGTCCTGTTAATCCCAAGGCATTACAGGAAAGACCTTGTAATTCAGCCACAATCGATTTATTAATCCAACCCGCATAGACCATCGTCACAATACGAAGGCTTTCCTCGTCTGTTACACGTCTACCCTCAATCATTTGACTCTCAATGCCCATCGATGCCGCCATTTGAGTGGCAATCTTGCCACCTCCATGAACAAGCAATTTAGGGCCAGTTAATGACGCAAAGTCCTGCAAAAAGCTAGCTAGGGCAGATGGATTGTCGATTACATTTCCGCCTATTTTAACTACTTGAAGGGTGGGTTTCGCAGACATTAGAATAAATAGGGACTTTCGGTTCTCATGAGTGTCAATATCATCTCTTTCAAAACAGCTTGTGCCGCCCAAACCCGGTTACCCGCTTGTTGAATCACAATCGAATTAGGGGAATCAATGACTTCGTCTGCGACCACTAAATTCCGTCTAACGGGAAGACAATGCATAAATTTCGCGTTGTTTGTTAGGCTCATTTTCGCGGCATCCACCATCCAAGCTGGATCCGAAGAAAGTATTTTTCCGTAGTCCTGGTAGGATGACCAGTTTTTAGCATAAATAAAATCAGCACCCTCATAAGCTTCTTTAGGATCGTAGCAAATCTTCGCATTTCCAGCGAATTCAGGCGCTAATTCATAGCCTTTTGGGTGAGCAATCGTGAAATCCACGTCCGCACGATTCATCCACTCCGCGAAGGAATTAGGCACACATTGAGGTAACGCTTTCACGTGTGGAGCCCATGTCAACACCACTTTAGGGCGTTCAACCTTCTTATACTCGTTAATAGTAATTAAATCCGTTAAGGATTGCAAAGGATGGCGTGTCGCCGACTCCAAGCTAATCAATGGACGACCTGTATACTTCAAGAACTGGTTCAATACCTGTTCGCTATAATCTAACTCTCTATCCACTAAACCAGGAAAACTACGCACCCCTACTATATCGCAATAAGAACCTACGACAGCCGCGGCCTCTGAAATGTGTTCCGCTTTGTCGCCATTCATGATGACGCCTTCGTTCATTTCTAGTTGCCACGAATCGGCTCCCACATTCATGATCATTACCTCCATTCCGAGGTTCTGAGCTGCTTTTTGGGTGGAAAGGCGCGTGCGAAGACTGGAATTGAAGAATAATAAACCGAGCGTACGGTTTTTCCCAATATGCTTATCCGCATAGGGGGTCTTCTTCATCAACAAAGCCTCATTGACTAAGTTTTGAATATTGTAAGCGTCTTTAACCGAAGTGAAATTTTGCATGCTTTTAGCTGTCTAACATTGGCAATTCAGTAAAATTACTGAAAAAGATCAGTATCGAAGGCGTTCCCAGGTGAAAACTTGCATGGGGTTTTCGAGTGCCAGTGTTTTCTCTCCTGTTTTTTGGAAGCAGTTTTTCTCCAAAACCCGTTGCGAACCCACATTATCCACTGGCGTTTCTGCTCGTATCATCCTTAAATCAGCATCTTGAAAAGCCCACTCGCTTAATGCTTGCACCGCTTCTGTGGCAATTCCTTTTCCTCTGAATTTTTGATCCAGCGCATACCCTATTTCTGTTGTGCCATCATTGTCTGGTAATCCCGCAAAACCGATTCCCCCCACAGAGCAGGACGAGGCCTTCAGGATTATTTCCCAATTTGTGTACCAAAAGTAGTCGATAGGGAATTTGGCGGTTTGAGGAATCCAATAATCGCGTAATGCCTGACTTGTTTCCTGTTCATAGAACAATTCCATATTCCAAGGGTTATGCTGTAGATCTAGCATTTTTTCCAGATCTTTGCGCCCCGATTGCGACCACTCCTGCAAATGCCGGTTGGATAATGGGATTAAGCTGAGCCTAGGTGTATGGAGTTGAAACATCATATTGGACTACAAATTACCCTTTTTGGTCGCAAAAAAGAAGGCCTTTAAATAGAATGTACAAATTTTGCATTCGTTAAATACGATTTTAAACAACAAACAATGAAACAAATTATTACGCTATTCGCACTGATGAGTTTATCATTCTCCGCTATTTCCCAGATACCTGGTGGAATGATGGGTGGTTTTGGTGCAGCGCCTAAGAAAGAAACAGTGATTCCGGGTACTGCGCAAGCAGCGTCTAAAGGAAGCGCAAAAATCATCGGATTCTTATTGGATTCGACGGATTCAAAGCCAGTGGAATTCGCCACTTTGGCCTTAATCAATACAAAGACTAATAAACCAGTAGACGGTACTGTGGCAGATGGCGTAGGTAAATTTACCTTGAACAAAGTCGCAGTGGGATCGTATAAAATTGTTGTCTCATTTATCGGTTATGAAAGTAAAACGGTTTTTGTTACCATTTCAGAAAAAAATGACGACCGCGATTTAGGTGTCATCAAACTACAACAAAGCTCTAAAATGCTTTCTGAAGTAACGGTGGAAGGTCAACGGGCATTAATCGAAGAACGTGTAGATCGCACGGTTTATAATGCAGAAAAAGATGCCTCTAACCGTGGTGGAGATGCGACAGATGTATTGAAAAAAGTACCGATGTTATCAGTCGATTTAGATGGTAATCCTTCCCTTCGTGGTTCTGCCAGCGTAAAGGTGTTGATTAACAATAAGCCATCTACCATTATGGCCTCTAATATTGCAGATGCCTTACGTCAAATTCCAGCCGATATGATCAAGACGGTGGAAGTAATTACGTCTCCATCTGCTAAGTATGATGCGGAAGGATCAGCTGGTATCATTAATATTGTCACTAAGAAAAACACCTTACAAGGTTTAACCTTGTCATTTGATTCTTCAGCGGGTGTTCGTGGTTCTAATTTATCATTGAACGGAAACTTCAGAAACAAGAATTGGGGCTTATCCTTAGGCGGTTTTGGCCGTTCTGAATACAATGTGAATGGGAAGTTTGAAAGTACGCAGATCACCACTAACAATGGCATGCAAACTACAAACGTTCAGACAGCAGAATCCCGTCGTGAGGGTTTATTTGGTAATTACCAGTTAGGTTTTGATTGGGATATTAACAAGTTTAATTCGATTACTTCTAGTGTTCGTTTCGGTGTTCGCAATGGTAATAACTGGCAAGATGGATTGCAACAAATCAGAAACGGAGTAGTTTCATCGCTTCGTAATACGAATTCTCTAGATGAATCGGCAAACGTGGATGTGAATATTGATTACACGCATACGTTCGAAAAAGCACAACGTGAGTTCTCGATCTTATCGATGTACAGCCGCAATAACCGTGCAAACGACTTCTACAATTTGATTCTAAATCCGAAGTCTACGATGAGCGAAATTATGAGCTCGATTAAGAATGAAAACACATCTTATAATGAGGAGGC encodes:
- the argH gene encoding argininosuccinate lyase encodes the protein MAKLWQKENQTTDAKIEKFTIGNDPVYDLQLARYDVLGSLAHITMLEKVGLLGADELGPLCAELKAIYTQIEAGDFTIEDGMEDVHSQIEYLLTQKLGDQGKKIHAGRSRNDQVLVDLKLFMRAEIQHIADAVERLFDLLIAKSEAHKNDLLPGYTHLQIAMPSSFGLWFGAYAESLVEDIELLEAAFRLANKNPLGSGAGYGSSFPLDRKYTTELLGFESPHVNVVNAQLSRGKTELFVLTAIAQIATTLSKLAMDVCLYNSQNFGFIELPSSLTTGSSIMPHKKNPDVAELLRGKANKLKALPNQLQLLTSNLPSGYHREFQLTKELLMPAIEEILDGLEITHYMVSHMKVKKDLLVDSKYDLLFSVEEVNKLVVQGVPFREAYQIVGKKIEEGAFDGSTREINHSHLGSIGNLGLAEIQGQKEIAWKRFGFDKVNKAIDALIS
- a CDS encoding M20 family metallo-hydrolase; this encodes MYQESQFIAAKDLLAQLIACPSMSKEEQGTAQILVDFFTAQGIPSNRLGNNVWATNLHFDASKPTILLNSHHDTVKANASWTFDPFLATEQEGKLIGLGSNDAGASLVCLIATFVSFYSVKNLSFNLLLAATAEEEISGTGGIEALLKSGDLPRIDFAIVGEPTDCAMAIAEKGLMVVDAKVKGIAGHAARNEGVNAIYLALEDIQHIQNHSFEKVSDLLGPVKTTVTVINAGKQHNVVPDTCDYVIDCRVNECYSLEEVLVELKTIVQAELTPRSMRLNSSRMEETHPLVQAAKALGISLFGSPTLSDQALLTIPSVKIGPGHSGRSHTADEYILLDELKQGIQTYQNLLITLSI
- the argB gene encoding acetylglutamate kinase — protein: MSAKPTLQVVKIGGNVIDNPSALASFLQDFASLTGPKLLVHGGGKIATQMAASMGIESQMIEGRRVTDEESLRIVTMVYAGWINKSIVAELQGLSCNALGLTGPDGRIVLSKKRAITPIDYGFVGDIVSVNAASLSGLIEAGFSPIFAPITADAAGQLLNTNADTMAQALAIALSSTYDVTLTYCFEKKGVLMDPTDDDSVISSINPASFIDLKEKGIVSAGMIPKLENALKAISAGVSVVRLCHADNLQKTDIGTKISA
- a CDS encoding N-acetylornithine carbamoyltransferase produces the protein MQNFTSVKDAYNIQNLVNEALLMKKTPYADKHIGKNRTLGLLFFNSSLRTRLSTQKAAQNLGMEVMIMNVGADSWQLEMNEGVIMNGDKAEHISEAAAVVGSYCDIVGVRSFPGLVDRELDYSEQVLNQFLKYTGRPLISLESATRHPLQSLTDLITINEYKKVERPKVVLTWAPHVKALPQCVPNSFAEWMNRADVDFTIAHPKGYELAPEFAGNAKICYDPKEAYEGADFIYAKNWSSYQDYGKILSSDPAWMVDAAKMSLTNNAKFMHCLPVRRNLVVADEVIDSPNSIVIQQAGNRVWAAQAVLKEMILTLMRTESPYLF
- a CDS encoding GNAT family N-acetyltransferase; the encoded protein is MMFQLHTPRLSLIPLSNRHLQEWSQSGRKDLEKMLDLQHNPWNMELFYEQETSQALRDYWIPQTAKFPIDYFWYTNWEIILKASSCSVGGIGFAGLPDNDGTTEIGYALDQKFRGKGIATEAVQALSEWAFQDADLRMIRAETPVDNVGSQRVLEKNCFQKTGEKTLALENPMQVFTWERLRY
- a CDS encoding TonB-dependent receptor domain-containing protein — its product is MKQIITLFALMSLSFSAISQIPGGMMGGFGAAPKKETVIPGTAQAASKGSAKIIGFLLDSTDSKPVEFATLALINTKTNKPVDGTVADGVGKFTLNKVAVGSYKIVVSFIGYESKTVFVTISEKNDDRDLGVIKLQQSSKMLSEVTVEGQRALIEERVDRTVYNAEKDASNRGGDATDVLKKVPMLSVDLDGNPSLRGSASVKVLINNKPSTIMASNIADALRQIPADMIKTVEVITSPSAKYDAEGSAGIINIVTKKNTLQGLTLSFDSSAGVRGSNLSLNGNFRNKNWGLSLGGFGRSEYNVNGKFESTQITTNNGMQTTNVQTAESRREGLFGNYQLGFDWDINKFNSITSSVRFGVRNGNNWQDGLQQIRNGVVSSLRNTNSLDESANVDVNIDYTHTFEKAQREFSILSMYSRNNRANDFYNLILNPKSTMSEIMSSIKNENTSYNEEATFQMDYQTPLGKNQLLEFGGKGILRNVTSDYKSFTGTSGGIYTQVNSAILPSNVFDYNQNIYSTYGSYTLTTKNKWSIKTGARYEYTDITASFLKKEGQNTVIPAYGVLVPSFNMSKTFKSGTWRFSYNRRIQRPGIQNLNPNVNATNPLNISTGNPNLAPEYTNNYEVSFSKFVKQTYVSTSFFVRNTTGAINQIREVFGDTVKTTSRNIGNEDAYGMNVNLNVNLSNKLMIGGGGDLSYLVLANNVADPLLNAKNEGLQTNFRVFGNYNIGNGWGAQIFSFYRVNQVQLQGSQGGFGIYSLSFKKDFKNKKGSIGFGAENFFTPEGFVIRSETKTPTINQVSENTLRNMNFKINFSYRIGKMSFGPTKKKKSVNNDDTKGEGDAAPAAPQQPMGMPGMRMGGGGGGFGGPR